A section of the Oreochromis aureus strain Israel breed Guangdong linkage group 22, ZZ_aureus, whole genome shotgun sequence genome encodes:
- the msto1 gene encoding protein misato homolog 1 isoform X1: MSSLCREVITLQLGHYSNFAGTHWWNLQDASLSYDPETPPGEIQSDVVFREGQTLGGHVTYTPRLIAMDLKGSLRTLRQEGSLYDAGKDTSAVTWDGSIMMHEQSPPAKNSFLEDLDKLDKGEMLAEAYFPSSAQPQCSAAGSLSVDTVNSHLARVQKSYRLEGSVKVWSDFLRIHLHPRTISVIHQYNHDGEAHRLEAFGQGESLLQGSVLEELEDRLHFFVEECDYLQGFQVLCDLADGFAGLGSKVTELLHDSYGGRGILTWGMLPVSHPDSTPVKDLYRLLNCTLGMVHMASHSSLFCPLTLRGGLGRRPSSPTTFTHLNYDPSLWYHSSSVLALALDTLTAPYRLRNNSVPMWQLADDLAVSGRKVVAAYGAVPFPMMHGSSLPDALSTYTDVLPWRPLSGCAEAGDGRCYGQWATLKGFEGQKLISSLAAGTKLPTPLHSLHSGEDVLASYIRSFYPSAPLALQLVSTPSKLAPPFPQIFSQSLGAQGFLEGQPPPPGSPPRVVSSVPIMTSLQSGPALDPWLSELHRGASAFDIRRVAPSFLSQGPEVTDYQEALEQLRLLARCYRDDSRGVMRSSSEEEDDD, encoded by the exons ATGAGCAGCCTCTGCAGAGAGGTGATCACCCTCCAGCTCGGACATTACTCCAACTTTGCGGGAACTCACTGGTGGAATTTACAG GATGCATCTTTATCGTACGATCCGGAGACACCGCCAGGTGAGATCCAGAGTGATGTCGTGTTTCGTGAAGGACAGACTCTGGGCGGCCACGTCACCTACACACCACGACTCATTGCCATGGATCTCAAAG GAAGTCTTCGTACTCTGCGACAGGAGGGAAGTTTGTACGACGCAGGCAAGGACACGTCTGCTGTCACATG GGATGGAAGTATCATGATGCACGAACAAAGTCCTCCTGCAAAGAACTCCTTCCTCGAAGACCTTGATAAGTTGGAT AAAGGGGAGATGCTCGCAGAGGCATATTTTCCCTCCAGCGCCCAGCCTCAGTGCTCAG CAGCAGGGTCACTGAGTGTGGATACGGTGAATAGCCACCTGGCTAGAGTACAGAAGAGCTACAGGCTGGAGGGCAGCGTGAAGGTGTGGTCTGACTTCCTCAGGATCCACCTGCACCCTCGGACCATCTCGGTCATCCACCAGTACAACCATGATGG AGAGGCTCACCGTCTGGAGGCTTTCGGCCAGGGCGAGTCTCTCCTCCAGGGGTCTGTGCTCGAGGAGCTGGAGGACAGGCTGCACTTCTTTGTGGAGGAGTGCGATTACCTTCAG ggcTTCCAGGTGCTGTGTGACTTGGCTGATGGCTTTGCAGGTCTGGGGTCGAAGGTGACTGAGCTGCTTCACGACTCTTACGGAGGGAGGGGCATCCTAACCTGGGGGATGTTACCTGTCAGTCACCCAGATTCA ACGCCAGTGAAGGATCTCTACCGCCTGCTAAACTGCACTTTAGGGATGGTACACATGGCGAGTCACAGTTCTTTGTTCTGCCCGTTGACCTTGCGAGGTGGTCTGGGGAGACGACCGTCCTCTCCCACGACGTTCACCCACCTCAATTATGAT CCCTCACTGTGGTACCACTCCAGTTCTGTCCTGGCTTTGGCATTGGACACCCTTACTGCACCTTACAGGCTGAGAAACAACAGCGTCCCCATGTGGCAGTTGGCAGATGACCTGGCTGTATCAGGGAGGAAG GTTGTGGCTGCTTATGGTGCCGTCCCCTTTCCCATGATGCACGGCTCCTCTCTCCCTGACGCCCTGAGCACATACACCGACGTACTGCCGTGGAGGCCTCTGTCTGGGTGCGCTGAAGCAGGAGACGGCCGATGCTACGGCCAGTGGGCGACACTCAAAGGCTTCGAAGGCCAGAAACTCATCAG CTCGCTGGCTGCAGGAACTAAACTGCCCACTCCTCTGCACAGTCTCCACAGCGGTGAGGACGTCCTGGCTTCCTACATCAGATCCTTCTATCCTTCAGCCCCTCT GGCTCTGCAGCTGGTTTCTACTCCCAGTAAGCTGGCGCCACCTTTCCCACAGATATTCAGTCAATCCCTCGGTgctcagggcttcctggagggCCAGCCGCCCCCGCCTGGCA GTCCGCCCCGTGTCGTCTCCTCCGTACCCATCATGACTTCCCTCCAGTCGGGTCCTGCGCTTGATCCCTGGCTATCCGAGCTGCATCGCGGTGCGAGTGCTTTCGACATCCGCCGTGTTGCCCCCAGCTTCCTTTCTCAAGGGCCTGAAGTGACAGACTACCAGGAGGCCCTGGAGCAGCTGCGCCTGCTGGCCCGGTGTTACAGAGACGACAGCAGAGGCGTGATGCGCTCTTCCTCCGAGGAAGAGGACGATGACTGA
- the msto1 gene encoding protein misato homolog 1 isoform X2, which produces MSSLCREVITLQLGHYSNFAGTHWWNLQDASLSYDPETPPGEIQSDVVFREGQTLGGHVTYTPRLIAMDLKGSLRTLRQEGSLYDAGKDTSAVTWDGSIMMHEQSPPAKNSFLEDLDKLDKGEMLAEAYFPSSAQPQCSAGSLSVDTVNSHLARVQKSYRLEGSVKVWSDFLRIHLHPRTISVIHQYNHDGEAHRLEAFGQGESLLQGSVLEELEDRLHFFVEECDYLQGFQVLCDLADGFAGLGSKVTELLHDSYGGRGILTWGMLPVSHPDSTPVKDLYRLLNCTLGMVHMASHSSLFCPLTLRGGLGRRPSSPTTFTHLNYDPSLWYHSSSVLALALDTLTAPYRLRNNSVPMWQLADDLAVSGRKVVAAYGAVPFPMMHGSSLPDALSTYTDVLPWRPLSGCAEAGDGRCYGQWATLKGFEGQKLISSLAAGTKLPTPLHSLHSGEDVLASYIRSFYPSAPLALQLVSTPSKLAPPFPQIFSQSLGAQGFLEGQPPPPGSPPRVVSSVPIMTSLQSGPALDPWLSELHRGASAFDIRRVAPSFLSQGPEVTDYQEALEQLRLLARCYRDDSRGVMRSSSEEEDDD; this is translated from the exons ATGAGCAGCCTCTGCAGAGAGGTGATCACCCTCCAGCTCGGACATTACTCCAACTTTGCGGGAACTCACTGGTGGAATTTACAG GATGCATCTTTATCGTACGATCCGGAGACACCGCCAGGTGAGATCCAGAGTGATGTCGTGTTTCGTGAAGGACAGACTCTGGGCGGCCACGTCACCTACACACCACGACTCATTGCCATGGATCTCAAAG GAAGTCTTCGTACTCTGCGACAGGAGGGAAGTTTGTACGACGCAGGCAAGGACACGTCTGCTGTCACATG GGATGGAAGTATCATGATGCACGAACAAAGTCCTCCTGCAAAGAACTCCTTCCTCGAAGACCTTGATAAGTTGGAT AAAGGGGAGATGCTCGCAGAGGCATATTTTCCCTCCAGCGCCCAGCCTCAGTGCTCAG CAGGGTCACTGAGTGTGGATACGGTGAATAGCCACCTGGCTAGAGTACAGAAGAGCTACAGGCTGGAGGGCAGCGTGAAGGTGTGGTCTGACTTCCTCAGGATCCACCTGCACCCTCGGACCATCTCGGTCATCCACCAGTACAACCATGATGG AGAGGCTCACCGTCTGGAGGCTTTCGGCCAGGGCGAGTCTCTCCTCCAGGGGTCTGTGCTCGAGGAGCTGGAGGACAGGCTGCACTTCTTTGTGGAGGAGTGCGATTACCTTCAG ggcTTCCAGGTGCTGTGTGACTTGGCTGATGGCTTTGCAGGTCTGGGGTCGAAGGTGACTGAGCTGCTTCACGACTCTTACGGAGGGAGGGGCATCCTAACCTGGGGGATGTTACCTGTCAGTCACCCAGATTCA ACGCCAGTGAAGGATCTCTACCGCCTGCTAAACTGCACTTTAGGGATGGTACACATGGCGAGTCACAGTTCTTTGTTCTGCCCGTTGACCTTGCGAGGTGGTCTGGGGAGACGACCGTCCTCTCCCACGACGTTCACCCACCTCAATTATGAT CCCTCACTGTGGTACCACTCCAGTTCTGTCCTGGCTTTGGCATTGGACACCCTTACTGCACCTTACAGGCTGAGAAACAACAGCGTCCCCATGTGGCAGTTGGCAGATGACCTGGCTGTATCAGGGAGGAAG GTTGTGGCTGCTTATGGTGCCGTCCCCTTTCCCATGATGCACGGCTCCTCTCTCCCTGACGCCCTGAGCACATACACCGACGTACTGCCGTGGAGGCCTCTGTCTGGGTGCGCTGAAGCAGGAGACGGCCGATGCTACGGCCAGTGGGCGACACTCAAAGGCTTCGAAGGCCAGAAACTCATCAG CTCGCTGGCTGCAGGAACTAAACTGCCCACTCCTCTGCACAGTCTCCACAGCGGTGAGGACGTCCTGGCTTCCTACATCAGATCCTTCTATCCTTCAGCCCCTCT GGCTCTGCAGCTGGTTTCTACTCCCAGTAAGCTGGCGCCACCTTTCCCACAGATATTCAGTCAATCCCTCGGTgctcagggcttcctggagggCCAGCCGCCCCCGCCTGGCA GTCCGCCCCGTGTCGTCTCCTCCGTACCCATCATGACTTCCCTCCAGTCGGGTCCTGCGCTTGATCCCTGGCTATCCGAGCTGCATCGCGGTGCGAGTGCTTTCGACATCCGCCGTGTTGCCCCCAGCTTCCTTTCTCAAGGGCCTGAAGTGACAGACTACCAGGAGGCCCTGGAGCAGCTGCGCCTGCTGGCCCGGTGTTACAGAGACGACAGCAGAGGCGTGATGCGCTCTTCCTCCGAGGAAGAGGACGATGACTGA
- the apoea gene encoding apolipoprotein Ea — protein MKVFAVILALAVFSGCHARSVLQQDWQNSWETTVDKFRDYITDLNSKADAVVKDIKSSQISRELDTLIQDSMAELAMYKDDLQTKLAPYTQEAADRLGKDLQLMADKLREHMTEAREQMDKYVQELQTMMEQNTDDVRSRISTYTRKMKKRLSKDTQEIKKHVAEYFEELQSRTSENVEDLKTRLDPYFAQVRDNAQAKITTLKDLLTSQMENMKLKIQNTAEDIKDRLEDTADNLRSTLKEKMQDVRDFFQSCVSYFSGSQ, from the exons atgaaggtGTTTGCAGTAATCCTTGCGCTGGCGGTCTTCTCAG GCTGCCATGCACGAAGCGTGCTTCAGCAGGACTGGCAGAACAGCTGGGAAACCACAGTCGACAAGTTTAGGGATTACATCACGGACCTGAACTCGAAGGCTGATGCGGTGGTGAAGGACATCAAGAGCTCCCAGATCAGCAGAGAACTGGA CACCCTGATCCAGGACAGCATGGCAGAGCTGGCCATGTACAAGGATGACCTGCAGACCAAGCTGGCTCCCTACACTCAAGAGGCCGCAGATCGTCTGGGCAAAGACCTGCAGCTCATGGCCGACAAACTCCGTGAACACATGACTGAGGCCCGAGAGCAGATGGACAAATACGTCCAGGAGCTTCAGACCATGATGGAGCAGAACACCGACGACGTCAGGAGCCGGATCTCCACCTACACCCGTAAAATGAAGAAGCGCCTCAGCAAGGACACACAGGAGATCAAGAA ACATGTCGCAGAGTATTTCGAGGAGCTTCAGTCCCGCACCTCTGAGAATGTGGAGGACCTGAAGACTAGACTGGACCCCTACTTTGCTCAGGTGCGAGACAACGCCCAGGCAAAGATCACCACCCTGAAGGACCTGCTGACGTCTCAGATGGAGAACATGAAGCTCAAGATTCAGAATACAGCTGAGGACATCAAAGATCGCCTTGAGGACACCGCTGACAACCTGCGATCCACCCTGAAGGAGAAGATGCAGGATGTGCGCGACTTTTTTCAGTCCTGCGTGTCCTATTTCAGTGGAAGCCAGTAA
- the LOC116318876 gene encoding apolipoprotein A-IV-like, translating to MKVLVVLVLAVFTAGCNANVTWRDQPRQKAEMVKDAFWDYVAKVTATAEESLKKIRESELGQEMNTFIATSTDAINTVTNTLRTQVAPLAQDFMSKFSQEAEKLKTQMEKDLEAVRARLQPYTEELVAKVEELKKDTASYAEDPEALKAALQQKSQELKMQLEQKVNRLQAQMVPYTEEIKEKMQESLEEFQRSFEAQMTQISQKIGGLIHGRA from the exons ATGAAGGTCCTCGTGGTTCTCGTCCTCGCCGTTTTCACTG CTGGTTGCAATGCCAACGTCACATGGCGCGACCAGCCCAGACAGAAGGCTGAAATGGTGAAAGATGCTTTCTGGGACTACGTTGCAAAGGTAACCGCGACCGCCGAGGAGTCCCTGAAGAAGATCAGAGAGTCCGAGCTGGGACAGGAAATGAA CACCTTCATTGCAACAAGCACTGATGCCATCAACACGGTCACCAACACCCTGCGCACTCAGGTGGCTCCTCTGGCCCAGGACTTCATGTCTAAGTTCTCCCAGGAGGCAGAGAAGCTGAAGACCCAAATGGAGAAGGATCTGGAAGCCGTGAGGGCCCGCCTGCAGCCCTACACTGAGGAGCTGGTGGCCAAGGTGGAGGAGCTGAAGAAAGACACAGCCTCCTACGCTGAGGACCCAGAGGCCCTGAAGGCTGCCCTGCAGCAGAAGAGCCAGGAGCTGAAGATGCAGTTGGAGCAGAAAGTGAACCGGCTGCAGGCTCAGATGGTGCCCTACACCGAGGAGATAAAGGAGAAGATGCAGGAGAGCCTGGAGGAGTTTCAGAGGAGCTTTGAGGCCCAGATGACCCAGATAAGCCAGAAGATCGGCGGACTGATCCACGGGCGTGCTTAA